A region from the Gemmatimonadota bacterium genome encodes:
- a CDS encoding S41 family peptidase, translated as MSPISRSRTTIAAAILFVAMASGGWLLGKGMVLPATRGDARGERLLDDVMQRIRRNYVDSLTTADLFERTLTGLLAELGDPNTVYLDSARLARLTETTAGIYTGLGIRFDARDGWPMVLAVIAGTPAERAGLVSGDRITQIDGRSTRGWTDDETRAALRGDTGTTATLQIERPGRPQSFAVRLVRREIHRTAVRRTALLDGGVGYVDLKVFSDSTDRELIRAVDSLQRVGMRSVVLDLRNNPGGLLTQGAAVSELFLDSAAVIVSMRGRGEANDRTYRAMTAQRWSTLPVVVLVDQGTASASEIVAGALQDHDRALLMGQSTFGKGSAQAVFEAGRGGLKLTTARWFTPSGRSIDRAGAEAREDGTTDPVTYRTDAGREVFENRGIAPDVALPDPEPTRGELALQAQLGSRIREFRDVLTTYATTPAVRGAVRSPFTAVTPDLLDGAWRALQDRGFAIDRATFDGASRLVATFLGREMVRITLGNAAEVRRSLAEDALVQAAATRLRAARQPQDLFPRPTVARQR; from the coding sequence GTGAGTCCCATCTCTCGCTCCCGGACAACGATCGCCGCAGCGATTCTCTTCGTGGCCATGGCCAGCGGAGGGTGGCTGCTGGGGAAGGGGATGGTGCTGCCCGCGACGAGGGGCGATGCTCGGGGTGAGCGGCTACTGGACGACGTCATGCAGCGGATCCGACGCAATTACGTGGATTCGTTGACGACCGCGGACCTGTTCGAGCGGACGCTGACGGGGCTGCTCGCCGAACTCGGCGATCCCAACACGGTGTACCTGGATTCTGCGCGTCTCGCGCGCCTGACCGAAACGACCGCTGGTATCTACACCGGTCTCGGGATCCGCTTTGATGCGCGCGACGGGTGGCCGATGGTGCTCGCGGTGATCGCCGGGACACCCGCGGAGCGAGCAGGTTTGGTGTCCGGCGATCGCATCACGCAGATCGACGGTCGCTCAACACGCGGATGGACGGACGACGAAACCCGGGCGGCGTTGCGCGGCGACACCGGCACGACGGCGACACTCCAGATCGAGCGCCCGGGCCGGCCACAGTCGTTCGCTGTACGTCTGGTGCGACGGGAGATTCACCGGACGGCCGTACGGCGCACGGCGTTGCTGGACGGTGGCGTTGGTTATGTCGACCTCAAGGTGTTCTCGGATTCCACGGACCGTGAGCTGATTCGTGCCGTGGATTCGCTGCAGCGCGTCGGCATGCGGTCGGTTGTCCTGGACCTGCGCAACAATCCCGGTGGCCTGCTGACCCAGGGGGCTGCGGTGAGCGAGTTGTTCCTCGACAGTGCCGCGGTGATCGTGAGCATGCGGGGGCGCGGCGAGGCGAACGACCGGACGTACCGGGCGATGACGGCGCAGCGGTGGTCGACGCTGCCGGTGGTGGTGCTGGTCGACCAGGGGACGGCGAGCGCCAGCGAGATTGTGGCCGGCGCCCTGCAGGACCATGATCGCGCCCTGTTGATGGGGCAATCCACCTTTGGGAAGGGGAGCGCGCAGGCGGTGTTCGAGGCGGGACGCGGCGGGCTCAAGTTGACCACGGCGCGTTGGTTCACCCCGTCGGGCCGGTCCATCGATCGAGCCGGCGCGGAGGCCCGGGAGGACGGAACGACGGACCCGGTTACCTACCGAACGGATGCAGGCCGCGAAGTGTTCGAAAACAGGGGCATCGCGCCGGACGTCGCGTTGCCGGACCCGGAACCGACGCGCGGTGAGCTGGCCTTGCAGGCGCAGCTGGGATCCCGCATCCGGGAGTTTCGCGACGTGTTGACGACGTATGCGACGACGCCGGCCGTCCGCGGAGCCGTCCGCTCGCCCTTCACGGCGGTGACCCCGGACCTCCTCGACGGCGCGTGGCGTGCCCTCCAAGACCGTGGGTTCGCGATCGACCGGGCCACGTTTGATGGGGCCTCGCGGCTGGTGGCGACCTTCCTCGGCCGGGAGATGGTGCGGATCACTCTGGGGAACGCGGCGGAGGTGCGTCGGTCGCTGGCCGAGGACGCCCTGGTCCAGGCGGCCGCGACCCGGCTGCGCGCGGCGCGCCAACCGCAGGACCTGTTCCCGCGTCCCACGGTCGCGCGCCAGCGTTAG
- a CDS encoding type II toxin-antitoxin system prevent-host-death family antitoxin, producing MSVKTSYSHARENLASLWDQVEESREAAVIQRRGHEDMALIPADELASLRETAYLLRSPQHAVRLLAALTRARRGRGKGTDLRALRRELGLAEAP from the coding sequence ATGTCCGTCAAGACCAGCTACAGTCACGCCCGGGAGAACCTGGCCTCGCTCTGGGATCAGGTCGAGGAGTCGCGGGAGGCGGCCGTCATCCAGCGGCGCGGGCACGAAGACATGGCCCTCATCCCGGCCGACGAACTCGCGAGTCTGCGCGAAACCGCCTACTTGCTCCGCTCCCCCCAGCATGCCGTGCGTCTGCTGGCCGCGCTGACGCGCGCCCGCCGCGGGCGGGGCAAGGGAACGGATCTCCGCGCACTGCGTCGCGAGCTCGGGCTGGCGGAGGCCCCCTGA
- a CDS encoding DUF2202 domain-containing protein: MNHRSARPKALRRLFVGSLVLAASVAACSDDNGVAPATDLSPALTAVLDTAINDEYHAEYIYLRVLSDFGNVLPFFNVVVAEQRHSASLASLFERRALPTPANRWNLDNVPRFATLPAACAAAATAELENIAMYDRFLAQDLPFDVRTVLSNNRRASLDRHLPAFQQCGG; this comes from the coding sequence ATGAACCATCGCAGCGCACGTCCCAAGGCGCTCCGCCGGCTGTTCGTTGGCTCGTTGGTACTCGCCGCGTCCGTCGCCGCCTGTAGTGACGACAACGGCGTGGCTCCTGCCACCGACCTGTCACCGGCACTCACTGCCGTACTCGACACGGCGATCAATGACGAGTATCACGCCGAATACATTTACCTGCGCGTCCTGTCGGACTTCGGGAACGTGCTACCGTTCTTCAACGTGGTCGTGGCCGAACAGCGACACTCGGCGTCGCTCGCCTCGCTCTTCGAGCGACGCGCACTTCCGACGCCGGCCAATCGGTGGAACCTCGACAACGTGCCACGGTTTGCCACCCTCCCGGCCGCCTGCGCGGCCGCCGCGACCGCAGAACTGGAGAACATCGCCATGTACGATCGGTTCCTGGCGCAGGACCTGCCGTTTGATGTGCGCACCGTCCTCTCCAACAACCGACGAGCGTCGCTGGATCGACATCTCCCGGCGTTTCAGCAATGCGGCGGCTGA
- a CDS encoding GAF domain-containing protein, which produces MSTPAWPNHTRRPDLEAALNALAQIHHVAGEPPQVTLYELARLATDALQVERFGVWCATEDRSAIRLYFLYSRSTGAVADGTILRKDDFASYFRAPDARTVCIDDVTTDPIAADLLEPYLAPLGIGALLDAPIYSEGIPSGMVCHEHVGGPRSWTDDERLFAGTIADNVSRLLEEFLRQRAEQNLRVYQRELQVLNRLEAMGRMAAGIAHDFRNLLTVVSASAELLAEEGLAPGQRSHLDNMLAAVTRGQDLAHELMHFGRDVAGRPSVQALRPFLENLIRLAAPSLGRCTVELHQERDVSRVLIDRPELERVMLNLLNNARDAMEGTGVIRVEVTQAAGDPKSAGIGRAVSIAVVDRGIGMDADTRLRVFEPFFTNKPGGTGLGLAVARQIVSRAGGTIEVESSPGVGTAMRVILPVIE; this is translated from the coding sequence GTGAGCACTCCCGCCTGGCCCAACCACACCCGCCGCCCCGACCTCGAGGCCGCACTTAACGCCCTCGCCCAGATCCACCACGTCGCCGGCGAGCCGCCACAGGTCACCCTCTACGAACTCGCTCGACTGGCTACCGACGCCCTGCAGGTCGAGCGTTTCGGCGTCTGGTGCGCCACCGAGGACCGCAGCGCGATTCGCCTCTACTTCCTCTATTCGCGTTCCACCGGCGCCGTCGCCGACGGCACCATCCTGCGGAAGGACGACTTCGCGAGTTACTTCCGCGCCCCGGATGCGCGCACGGTCTGCATCGATGACGTCACCACCGATCCCATCGCGGCAGACCTCCTGGAGCCCTACCTCGCCCCCCTCGGGATCGGCGCCCTGCTCGATGCCCCGATCTACTCCGAAGGCATACCGTCCGGGATGGTCTGCCACGAGCACGTCGGTGGTCCGCGCAGCTGGACCGACGACGAACGCCTGTTCGCCGGGACCATCGCCGACAACGTTAGCCGGCTCCTCGAGGAATTCCTGCGACAACGCGCGGAGCAGAACCTCCGGGTCTACCAGCGGGAACTGCAAGTCCTCAACCGGCTCGAGGCGATGGGTCGCATGGCCGCAGGGATCGCGCACGACTTTCGGAACCTCTTGACCGTTGTATCGGCCAGCGCCGAGCTGCTCGCCGAGGAAGGACTCGCCCCGGGGCAACGCAGCCATCTCGACAACATGCTCGCGGCCGTCACCCGGGGGCAGGACCTCGCCCACGAACTGATGCACTTCGGGCGGGACGTGGCCGGGCGCCCCAGCGTGCAAGCGCTCCGTCCGTTCCTGGAGAACCTCATCCGCCTCGCTGCCCCCTCGCTCGGGCGTTGCACGGTGGAACTCCACCAGGAACGCGACGTCAGTCGGGTCCTCATCGACCGGCCGGAGCTCGAGCGCGTCATGCTGAACCTCCTCAACAATGCGCGCGATGCCATGGAAGGAACCGGGGTGATCCGCGTCGAGGTCACGCAGGCCGCCGGGGACCCCAAGTCGGCCGGGATCGGGCGCGCGGTCTCTATCGCCGTCGTCGACCGCGGCATCGGCATGGATGCCGATACGCGATTGCGCGTCTTTGAGCCCTTCTTCACAAACAAACCCGGCGGAACAGGGCTCGGCCTCGCCGTCGCACGGCAGATCGTCTCGCGCGCCGGCGGGACCATTGAGGTGGAGAGCAGCCCCGGTGTGGGGACCGCCATGCGGGTCATCCTCCCCGTGATCGAGTAA
- a CDS encoding LptF/LptG family permease, with amino-acid sequence MSAPVPAVTRRLLRSLSRFVAPSRADLARGMVAELDAIEDPTEARRFALGALAAIARMSIRRPPQSPAATPARLSALGTAFGSHPGGSPMLPLSTRQLLQRCLIPFVTALVAITGVMLSMFGMRVVKQLGERGESIGTILGTIALGLPFTMAMTVPMAVFVAVIWVFARLGAEGGLSAARHDRNALRALLVPVLIGATTIGALMFVSNTQLLPHANARLGEVLSGGRSYPSDRTMTVGELRAAAIVARAEAGTKGNARAAAFEVEVQKKFAISAACIVLALAGVTIALRFPRGGAWLVTGSSIIVFMGYYGALIAGETLADRMVLSPMVAMWTANALVLGLGALLLRPAIVVPQAVAKSF; translated from the coding sequence ATGAGCGCACCTGTCCCTGCGGTCACCCGACGCCTCCTGCGGTCCTTGTCGCGTTTCGTCGCTCCCTCCCGCGCCGACCTGGCGCGCGGCATGGTCGCCGAACTCGATGCCATCGAGGATCCGACCGAAGCCCGCCGCTTCGCGCTCGGCGCACTGGCGGCCATCGCCCGCATGTCCATTCGGCGCCCGCCGCAGTCCCCGGCGGCAACACCAGCACGCTTGTCTGCCCTGGGCACGGCATTCGGTTCACATCCTGGAGGCTCCCCGATGCTCCCGCTCTCAACGCGACAGCTCCTGCAACGCTGCCTCATCCCGTTCGTCACCGCACTCGTGGCAATCACAGGGGTGATGCTCTCAATGTTTGGGATGCGTGTCGTGAAGCAGTTGGGTGAACGCGGCGAATCCATCGGCACCATCCTTGGGACGATCGCCCTCGGGCTCCCCTTCACCATGGCCATGACGGTCCCGATGGCCGTCTTCGTGGCCGTCATCTGGGTCTTTGCCCGCCTGGGCGCCGAGGGAGGCCTCAGTGCCGCCAGGCACGACCGCAACGCGCTTCGTGCGCTGCTCGTCCCGGTCCTGATCGGAGCGACGACCATCGGGGCGCTGATGTTCGTCTCCAACACGCAGCTGCTCCCGCACGCCAACGCGCGCCTGGGCGAGGTGCTCTCGGGGGGCCGTTCCTACCCAAGTGACCGCACCATGACCGTCGGGGAACTCCGCGCGGCCGCCATCGTCGCGCGCGCCGAAGCTGGCACGAAGGGCAACGCACGCGCCGCGGCCTTTGAGGTGGAGGTCCAGAAGAAGTTCGCCATCTCGGCGGCGTGCATCGTGCTCGCGCTGGCCGGTGTGACGATCGCGCTGCGTTTCCCGCGTGGCGGTGCGTGGCTGGTGACTGGCTCAAGTATCATCGTCTTCATGGGGTACTACGGTGCGTTGATCGCCGGGGAAACACTTGCCGACCGCATGGTGCTCTCGCCCATGGTCGCGATGTGGACGGCGAACGCGCTGGTCCTCGGACTTGGGGCGCTGCTCTTGCGGCCGGCCATTGTTGTGCCACAGGCTGTGGCCAAATCCTTCTAG
- a CDS encoding Txe/YoeB family addiction module toxin yields the protein MSPSAKRRRSAVVEAECLEDLRDWVDTNRKTALRVLDLMEAVLRDPFEGIGKPEPLKHLSGNVWSRRINEADRLDHSAPCASRHR from the coding sequence CTGAGCCCGTCGGCGAAGCGGCGGCGGAGCGCCGTCGTCGAGGCCGAGTGCCTGGAGGACCTACGCGATTGGGTGGACACCAATCGCAAGACCGCGCTGCGGGTCCTGGATCTGATGGAGGCCGTGCTCCGCGATCCGTTCGAGGGGATTGGCAAGCCTGAACCGCTCAAGCACCTCAGCGGGAATGTGTGGTCGCGCCGGATCAACGAGGCGGATCGCCTCGATCACAGCGCTCCATGCGCGTCTCGACACCGATGA
- a CDS encoding OmpA family protein: MQTARFLSFGLPGRPGRLVRALCFTGSAVGPSLGAQAPPERIDYLTFSQGAIPLTVSAAATAAGVTMDKALSSVDGNPTGFTLSLRMQGADGATEITYALPALTTFDRFAVPNVLETPSPGSTFSRIVEVHGSASSPTDGFALLGSATLTTHPQRGQVTELTLHARTPVRWVKLRLVGGINVQRDQMFYEFSEIVGNGTQEPIALATHFTGAWQGRGVQIGLRQQGAVVSGCYDGLGSLSGTVTGNILRATGQESRTGVKSLFVLTVVEDTLLRGVRSTNGAPFRLYTSGPGPQSAARCPTPPPPALGCNSVIHGIGFGFDSAVITPESEPVLSMLYDGLRNDPSTAILLEGHTSSEGTEAYNLSLSQRRAAAVVADLVRRGIPAGRLRAAGIGEAHPIATNDDESGRSLNRRVEVRCT; this comes from the coding sequence ATGCAGACAGCGCGCTTCTTGTCGTTTGGGTTGCCGGGCCGGCCAGGCCGTCTCGTACGCGCGCTGTGCTTCACTGGTTCCGCGGTCGGACCGTCGCTGGGGGCCCAAGCACCCCCCGAACGCATCGATTACCTCACCTTTTCGCAGGGAGCCATTCCACTCACCGTCTCGGCGGCAGCCACCGCCGCCGGCGTCACCATGGACAAGGCCCTCAGCTCCGTCGATGGGAATCCCACGGGCTTCACGCTGTCACTCCGGATGCAGGGCGCAGATGGCGCCACCGAGATCACTTACGCCCTCCCCGCCCTGACCACCTTTGACCGGTTCGCGGTACCGAACGTCCTGGAGACCCCGAGCCCTGGCTCGACCTTCTCACGCATCGTTGAGGTGCACGGCTCCGCGTCCTCTCCCACCGACGGATTCGCCCTCCTCGGCTCGGCGACCCTCACCACCCACCCACAACGCGGGCAAGTCACCGAACTCACCCTGCACGCGCGCACGCCGGTGCGGTGGGTCAAGTTGCGCCTGGTTGGTGGGATCAACGTCCAGCGCGATCAGATGTTTTACGAGTTCAGCGAGATTGTCGGCAACGGCACACAGGAACCCATCGCACTGGCGACACACTTCACCGGGGCCTGGCAGGGCCGCGGCGTGCAAATCGGACTGCGGCAGCAGGGCGCCGTCGTGTCAGGGTGTTATGATGGGCTCGGCTCCCTCAGCGGGACCGTGACGGGGAACATCCTGCGGGCGACCGGCCAGGAATCACGAACCGGCGTCAAGAGCCTCTTTGTCCTGACCGTTGTCGAGGACACCCTGCTGCGCGGCGTGCGTTCCACCAACGGGGCGCCGTTTCGCCTCTATACCAGTGGTCCTGGTCCGCAGTCCGCGGCGCGCTGCCCCACCCCTCCGCCGCCGGCCCTGGGCTGCAACTCGGTCATCCACGGCATCGGGTTCGGGTTCGACTCGGCGGTCATCACCCCGGAGTCGGAGCCCGTGCTGTCGATGTTGTACGACGGCCTCCGCAACGACCCAAGCACCGCGATCCTACTGGAGGGACACACATCCAGCGAAGGGACTGAGGCCTACAACCTGTCGCTGTCCCAGCGCAGGGCCGCTGCCGTGGTCGCCGACCTCGTGCGTCGCGGCATCCCCGCCGGACGACTGCGCGCCGCAGGAATCGGCGAGGCACACCCGATTGCGACTAACGATGACGAGAGCGGTCGCTCGCTCAACCGTCGGGTCGAGGTGCGCTGCACGTGA
- a CDS encoding PIG-L family deacetylase → MSLRTRLTVLCTTLLLAAPSGAQDRGAVALEHLTAGIAVTGRVLVVGAFPGDEDLRLIAALTRTHHIETGYLSLTRGEVSLNTLGREGGDALGALRVHEALAARRVDGARQFFTRAYDPGFARNAGELLQRWPREDLVSDMVAVIRAFRPHVIVSVHGADPPRAANATRDAADSLIAESFEAATDTMRFPRATIGDPWTPTKLYGRRFAVAREGQGFDPVAGEDAAGLAARAAAMYRSQLPAVGRALLPGSRGGMEWLVLRRRRGEAAGDDAGLFDRVDTTMVRLVADAPTEIGMALLGVTALSDSIVDTIDLRRPWRSVPSLARVVTLVDRARARSPRCRHPAMDPWWGEGTARSTCTEGQADLDATLDVMRSRAARALLLASGVTLEVTAAREMVAYGEQVAVTLAVHNRGREPVVVTGIAYGGQPRNGAASRITVPADSTVRWSQFVSGIPDDHPWWAGSRLQGLHPPRTSPLDGIARIVSPGPSEMLNAVAVPADFRRLTDLTVGFDIGGATFAVSAGPVMAVVTGPTIGEARRPVVGVPPVAMSFDLNLQWLRANTPIRQELGLTLQSYSDSTRRFALRIVRPDGLQVDARLDSLSLRAGERADLRLPLRGRLAPGRYEFGVIGTGEDSAQFSEGFRTVAYPHITPARLYRSSALYLQSVDLVVPRGLSVAWVRNVDDGTAAYLRQLDVPVTELDPAELPLVDLSRYSTVVLGPRVVDGAPSLAASAERLQAFVRAGGTLVLFHSTTPTVLTPFLPYPLGWNLPAERVSDPAARVTLLAPSHRLLRWPNVLGPADWSNWQQERALFVPTVIDPRYVSLLEMHDAGERENRGSLLLARLGRGQVVVSALALTRQLSAGVPGSARLLINMLSAGLTAPAR, encoded by the coding sequence ATGAGTCTCCGTACGCGATTGACTGTCCTGTGTACCACGTTGCTCCTCGCGGCGCCGAGCGGTGCGCAGGATCGAGGGGCGGTCGCGTTGGAACACCTCACGGCAGGGATCGCGGTCACCGGGCGGGTGCTCGTGGTCGGCGCCTTTCCCGGAGACGAGGACCTGCGCCTCATTGCCGCGTTGACGCGGACGCACCATATCGAGACTGGCTACCTCTCCCTCACCCGCGGTGAAGTCAGCCTGAACACCCTCGGCCGAGAAGGCGGAGATGCACTCGGCGCTTTGCGTGTGCACGAGGCGCTTGCCGCCCGCAGGGTCGATGGGGCCCGCCAGTTCTTCACGCGTGCCTACGACCCAGGCTTTGCCCGGAACGCGGGTGAGTTGTTGCAGCGGTGGCCACGTGAGGACCTGGTGTCCGACATGGTCGCGGTGATCCGCGCCTTTCGCCCGCATGTGATCGTGTCGGTGCACGGCGCGGACCCACCCCGGGCGGCGAACGCCACGCGCGATGCCGCGGACTCGCTCATCGCCGAGTCGTTCGAGGCCGCGACGGATACCATGCGCTTCCCGCGGGCCACCATCGGTGACCCATGGACGCCGACGAAGTTGTATGGTCGTCGTTTTGCCGTGGCGCGCGAGGGGCAGGGGTTCGACCCGGTCGCGGGGGAGGACGCTGCCGGCTTGGCCGCGCGTGCGGCGGCGATGTACCGGTCGCAGCTGCCCGCGGTTGGACGTGCGTTGCTCCCAGGCTCACGGGGCGGCATGGAGTGGTTGGTCTTGCGACGCCGGAGAGGAGAAGCCGCGGGGGACGACGCCGGGCTCTTCGATCGCGTGGACACGACCATGGTGCGCCTGGTCGCCGACGCACCTACCGAGATCGGCATGGCATTGCTCGGCGTGACGGCGTTGTCCGACTCGATCGTCGACACGATTGACCTGCGACGCCCATGGCGCTCTGTGCCGTCGCTCGCGCGCGTGGTGACGTTGGTGGACCGGGCCCGCGCGAGGTCGCCGCGATGCCGGCATCCGGCGATGGATCCGTGGTGGGGTGAGGGGACGGCGAGGTCGACCTGTACCGAGGGGCAAGCAGACCTCGATGCGACGCTCGACGTCATGCGCTCTCGTGCAGCTCGTGCGCTGCTGCTCGCCTCTGGTGTCACCCTGGAGGTCACGGCCGCGCGCGAAATGGTGGCGTACGGCGAGCAGGTGGCGGTAACCCTCGCGGTCCACAATCGCGGGCGGGAGCCAGTAGTCGTCACCGGGATCGCGTATGGCGGCCAACCCCGCAACGGTGCGGCGTCGCGGATCACGGTGCCCGCTGACAGTACGGTGCGCTGGTCGCAGTTTGTCTCCGGGATCCCCGATGACCATCCGTGGTGGGCGGGATCGCGCTTGCAGGGGCTGCACCCACCCCGAACGTCGCCACTCGACGGCATCGCGCGGATCGTGAGCCCGGGGCCGTCGGAGATGCTGAACGCGGTGGCCGTGCCCGCCGACTTTCGCCGGCTCACCGACCTCACTGTCGGGTTCGACATCGGGGGGGCGACGTTCGCCGTGAGTGCAGGTCCGGTGATGGCGGTGGTGACCGGGCCCACCATCGGCGAGGCGCGGCGTCCCGTGGTTGGTGTCCCCCCCGTGGCGATGAGCTTTGATCTCAACCTGCAGTGGCTTCGCGCCAATACCCCGATTCGCCAGGAACTTGGCCTGACGCTGCAATCGTACTCGGATTCAACACGTCGATTTGCCTTGCGAATCGTGCGCCCGGATGGGCTTCAGGTAGACGCCAGGCTCGACTCCCTCTCGCTCCGGGCGGGCGAACGCGCTGACCTTCGGTTGCCGTTGCGCGGGCGACTCGCGCCCGGTCGCTACGAGTTCGGGGTGATCGGGACTGGGGAGGACAGCGCGCAGTTCTCCGAGGGGTTCCGCACCGTTGCGTATCCACATATCACACCAGCGCGCCTCTACCGGAGCAGTGCGCTCTACCTGCAGAGCGTGGACCTGGTCGTCCCGCGCGGGTTGTCGGTGGCGTGGGTGCGGAACGTGGACGATGGCACGGCCGCATATCTCCGGCAGCTCGATGTCCCCGTCACCGAACTCGATCCGGCTGAACTCCCCCTTGTGGATTTGTCGCGGTACTCCACCGTGGTTCTCGGCCCTCGGGTCGTCGATGGCGCTCCGTCACTCGCCGCGTCTGCCGAGCGTTTGCAGGCGTTCGTGCGCGCCGGGGGTACGTTGGTCCTGTTCCACTCGACGACGCCGACCGTGCTCACACCGTTTCTTCCGTATCCCCTCGGGTGGAATTTGCCAGCGGAGCGAGTGAGTGACCCGGCTGCGCGCGTGACGCTGCTGGCGCCGTCGCACCGGCTCTTGCGATGGCCGAATGTGTTGGGGCCCGCGGACTGGTCCAACTGGCAGCAGGAACGCGCGTTGTTCGTGCCGACGGTGATCGATCCGCGGTATGTCTCGTTGCTGGAGATGCACGATGCTGGGGAGCGCGAGAATCGTGGAAGCTTGCTGTTGGCCCGACTGGGGCGGGGTCAGGTGGTGGTGTCTGCGCTGGCGTTGACGCGGCAGTTGTCGGCGGGAGTGCCAGGGAGTGCGCGGTTGCTCATCAACATGCTGTCGGCAGGGCTCACGGCGCCGGCGCGGTGA
- a CDS encoding helix-turn-helix transcriptional regulator — MQRLTRTATRTLVAFLDAPRSWRHGYDLMKLADVSSGTLYPLLARLTEDGWLESRWEESEFQGRPPRQLYRLTATGRAEARTALERADANWLRLPNPSEVGR, encoded by the coding sequence ATGCAACGCCTCACGCGCACCGCAACGCGTACCCTCGTCGCCTTCCTGGATGCACCCCGGAGCTGGCGCCACGGGTACGACCTCATGAAGCTGGCCGACGTCTCCTCCGGCACCCTCTACCCCCTCCTCGCGCGCCTCACGGAAGACGGATGGCTCGAGTCGCGGTGGGAAGAGTCCGAGTTCCAGGGTAGGCCGCCGCGCCAACTCTATCGTCTCACCGCCACGGGGCGCGCCGAGGCCCGCACCGCGCTCGAACGCGCGGACGCGAACTGGCTGCGTCTCCCGAACCCCAGCGAGGTCGGACGATGA
- a CDS encoding amidohydrolase family protein: MTRWAFATITLIGVALALRVPRRAVPLTTPAPTGVVDHHVHILSPDLVRDWKSLGVPFSRPDSIYTSAASLLSGRDDSVAATVLVPMGHLYANPEFIGGLAIDTAEAHGRVRRENRWVAAEAARFPGRATALCSVPAIASWALEDLAWCRDSLHTAGIKLHLASSQVDLRDAAHLDRLRLIAAFATAHHLPILLHVDPQRRGHDSTHIRALAERAFAPHPELTVIIAHLGGSGGYGPWTRTVYRTLRTWLNEIEATGPVRRVYFELSAVVLERPSEGVPATTTGEATLLREDLRRHGFDRVVFGSDYPVFDPLDGARALTSTLGLTAAEAAGIVRRVPGLTAPAP; the protein is encoded by the coding sequence ATGACACGTTGGGCCTTCGCCACGATCACCCTCATTGGGGTCGCGCTCGCCCTTCGCGTCCCGCGCCGGGCGGTCCCACTCACCACGCCGGCGCCCACGGGCGTCGTTGATCACCACGTCCACATTCTCAGTCCGGATCTTGTGCGCGACTGGAAATCCCTCGGTGTCCCTTTCTCGCGCCCGGACTCCATCTACACTTCCGCAGCTTCCCTCCTCTCCGGCCGGGACGATTCGGTTGCGGCGACTGTGCTCGTGCCGATGGGACACCTCTACGCCAACCCGGAGTTTATTGGCGGACTCGCCATCGACACGGCGGAAGCACACGGCCGCGTCCGACGTGAGAACCGCTGGGTCGCCGCCGAGGCGGCACGATTCCCCGGGCGGGCCACCGCCCTCTGTTCGGTGCCGGCCATCGCGTCATGGGCACTCGAAGACCTCGCGTGGTGTCGCGACTCCCTGCACACCGCTGGGATCAAGCTGCACCTCGCGAGCTCCCAGGTCGATCTGCGCGACGCGGCTCACCTTGATCGGCTCCGCCTCATCGCCGCCTTCGCGACCGCCCACCACCTCCCAATCCTGCTCCACGTTGACCCACAGCGGCGTGGCCACGACTCCACACACATCCGTGCCCTCGCAGAGCGGGCCTTCGCGCCGCATCCCGAACTGACCGTGATTATCGCCCACCTTGGGGGAAGTGGGGGGTACGGCCCCTGGACGCGCACCGTCTACCGGACCCTTCGCACCTGGCTGAATGAGATCGAGGCCACCGGCCCGGTACGTCGGGTCTACTTCGAGTTGTCCGCCGTCGTCCTGGAGCGTCCCTCCGAGGGCGTGCCTGCCACCACCACTGGCGAAGCCACGCTCTTGCGCGAGGACCTGCGACGCCATGGCTTCGACCGGGTCGTCTTCGGGTCAGATTACCCGGTCTTCGACCCTCTGGACGGGGCACGCGCCCTCACCTCAACGCTCGGACTCACCGCTGCGGAGGCCGCCGGGATCGTACGCCGCGTGCCGGGACTCACCGCGCCGGCGCCGTGA